A window of the Hordeum vulgare subsp. vulgare chromosome 5H, MorexV3_pseudomolecules_assembly, whole genome shotgun sequence genome harbors these coding sequences:
- the LOC123395354 gene encoding uncharacterized protein LOC123395354, translated as MAAPGSRRWAYVRIMADTILGDGLGFYVMHRIETSYKTKMEERLRRYEAHLLAKEKEAQQLQDKGCREDQAQLLPDS; from the exons ATGGCGGCGCCCGGGTCGCGGCGGTGGGCGTATGTGCGGATCATGGCAGACACCATCCTCGGCGACGGCCTTGGCTTCTACGTCATGCACCGCATCGAGACCTCCTACAAG ACAAAAATGGAGGAGAGGCTGCGGAGGTACGAGGCGCACTTGCTCGCCAAGGAGAAGGAGGCGCAGCAGCTGCAGGACAAGGGCTGCCGCGAGGACCAGGCGCAGCTCCTGCCGGACTCGTGA